The Patescibacteria group bacterium genomic interval CAATTTCTCTTTTAAGTCATGAAAGGCATAGGCTCTGGCCTCCGAATTAAAAGAATAATTAGCGAGAAGGGAATAAAATATATCTACTTGATTTTGAAAATTCCTAAAAAATTTTGGATTATATTGATACTTTTTGAAGACTTTTTCAAAAGTAATTTTTTGATCTAAATTTGCAACCATTGTTGAAAAAAAATAAAAGCCATTTTTTTTCAAAATTATATTTATGTCTCGAAAATTTTTTCTCCAATCCTTTAATACCATATTCACTTGAGTTTCATCACTAAAAATAATGTCAAATTCTTCCTTCTGAAAGAATTGATCAGTATTTTCCCATTTGCCTTGGATAAATTTTTCTTTTTTGGGGTCTTGTCGCATCATTTTTTTCATTCCATAATACATCCCTTCATTAGCGTCAAAACAGGTAACGTTTAATTTTAGTTTAGCGCAGATATCTCTGGTTTCCGGTGTAGAACCAAAAATCAGCACCT includes:
- a CDS encoding class I SAM-dependent methyltransferase; amino-acid sequence: MSKTNQIYNPKWNSYVELWRGIQPPWRPNQNQLNFYLKYLKKYLIKQPKPKVLIFGSTPETRDICAKLKLNVTCFDANEGMYYGMKKMMRQDPKKEKFIQGKWENTDQFFQKEEFDIIFSDETQVNMVLKDWRKNFRDINIILKKNGFYFFSTMVANLDQKITFEKVFKKYQYNPKFFRNFQNQVDIFYSLLANYSFNSEARAYAFHDLKEKLKAYASRNQIESKVLGKIWPIQGDIKKEILGSYIEVDPTVGEIYELLFPYFYVEDFYIDSSHSVYRLRRDMVLRPKK